The Amycolatopsis japonica nucleotide sequence GACCGCGACGGTGCCGATCTTGCGGCCCTTGCCGATGGTCACCGCGACACCCCGAAGGTGAGTTCCGGCGAGTGCCGCGCGGTGCCGTTCTCGCCGTCACCCAGGTAGAACCGGGTGCTGAGGGTGCGGGCCGCCGGGTCGAGGACGCTGCGCCACAACGTCCGCCACGGTGCGCCGGGCTCGACCGCGAACGACACCGTGTCGAGCGCGGCGCGCGGCCCGGAGCCGGCTTCCTTGGTGACGGTGCGCAGCCGCTCGTAGGTGCGCATGGTCTCCGGCGTGTCCTCCGGCAGCGAGTCGACGTCCGGGTGCAGGTGCAGCAGGTGGTTCGTGACGCACAGCGGCCCGTCGGCGACCTCGACGAAGTACTCGATGTCGTTCGCCCCGCGCTCGTAGACGAAACCGCGGCCCGAGGCGTCGGCGACGATGTAGTGACAGGGCGCGCCGTGCGCGTACTGCTTGGCGAGCATCAGCGCTTCTTTGGCCTGGTCGAGGTTTTCGGCGGTGTCCAGCAGATACCGGCACACCTGCATGACCGAGAGACCCGCCTGCGGGCCCGGATCGTGTTCCAGCGGCGCGGCCGTTTCGACGTCGGCCATCAGCAGCGCGACGACCAGCCCGGCCTCGTTGACCCCCTCGGTCGCACCGTCCATTGTGGACATGGTGAGCGCGGTCGAGGCGATGCCGTCGTCGGGGATCGTCGTCAGGACATAGGGGCGTGACGCCATCGGCACGGTCCCGTCGTCCACTGGCTCCTCCCCGGCCAGCGCCGCACCCAGCTGGGTCCAGCTCATGGTGAAGAAGTCGTAGTTCCGGCCGAGCGCGCTCCCCGTCCACAGCGCCGAGCACCCCGACCCGGCGGGCAACGCGCTCGCGTCGTCCAAGGAGACCGCCGCGTCGGCCGGGAGCCCGTAGGCCTCGGCGAACCCGGCCAGGCGTCCGGCGTACTCGGGCCAGTTCCGCGCGAACCAGGTGCGCCGCGCCCTGGCCGCGATGGGGTCGATCGCCGACGGCGACCAGTCCGAGCGCGCCTTCACTTCGGCACCGAGCGCCCGGCCGATCTCGGCCTGGGAGCCGCGCAACGTCAGATGCCGCACGGCGAGGAAGTCTTCGGGAGATCCAGCTGCGTAAGTCATGTCCGGAGGGTCTCCGCGACCGCTGACCGTCCGCGCACCGAACGCTGTCAGCGCTTGTCAGTGCTTGACAGTGTTTGTCATCGGAATGTCATGTGCCCCGCGCGAAAGTGATCTCACCAAGGCAACGACAAGCGAGGGAAACCATGCTCAGCAACAAGGTGTACATCATCGGCGGGGCCGTCATCAGCGTCCTCTTCGTCGCGCTCGCGATGGTCGAGTTCTCCACCGGCTACCCGGAGGACGGCCTGCAGGACCTGCTCTACGCCGTCGTGAGCGCCGGTGCCGGCGCCCTGCTGTACGTCCTCGACCGCCGCCAGCGTGAGCGTCGCGCGGCCGCCGAAGCTCAGCGTGATGCCCGATGAGGAACATCGACGGCGGCTTCCTCGCCGCACCGGACCAGGCCTCGCTCCAACGCCGCGAACAGGACGTGCGCAAGGGAAAGCTCGCGCTGATGCTGGCCGTCGTGGGCGGCTTTGTCGCATTGATCGCCGGGTACAACGTCTTCGCGGACTTCTCGCCGGTTTCGCTGGTGGTGACGATGCTCGGGCTGGCCGCCGCGGTCGGGGGCGGTGTGCTCACCAAACACCTGACGCGCAACGTGCGGTTCCGGGTGCACAAGCCGAACGCGGGCCTGGTCGGCGCCGCGAAACTGACCGGGCTCCTGGTGGCCTTCTTCGGGATCGCCGCCCTGCTCGGTTCGATCGAGGCGCCCGGTGCGCTGCGCGTCGTCCTGATCGCCGGCGGCGTCGGCACCATCGCCTACGTGAAGTCGCTGCACGACCAGCAGTGGGTGCTCTTCGAACTGGACGCGGTAGGCGTCCGGATCGAGCGGACCGTCGTGCCATGGCGTGACGTCGCCCGGCTCACCATCGATCCGGTCGGCCCCGGGATGACCCGGCTCGGCGCCGTCCCGGTCAACGCGGCACCGCTGTACGTCGCGGTCCAGGACAGCGAACTCGACCAGCGTCACCTCGCCGATGCCATCGGCCGCTTCGCGCCGCAGGGGATCCAGCTGGCCGGCGGTCAGAGTTTCCCGGTCAATTGAGCGGCGCCGCGCACACCGAGCCCTCGGCGATAGGCCCGGTCGAAATCGTCGCCGAGCCGCTCCCGCACGGTCGTCCTGAGCAGGGCGGCGTCCAGATCGACGGCGAACGAGGTGCCCCGGATGGTCACCGCCGCCCCGATCAGGACCGCCGCCCGCTCGGCGTCGCCGCGCAGCAGCGCGACCCCGGCGAGGCCTTCGACGGCGCAGGCCATGGTGGTGCTGTCGTGCCAGCGGTCCGCCGACACCAGCGCCAGCCGGTGCAGCTCCTCGGCCCCGTCGACGTCGCCCTCGGCGGCCAGCACCCAGCCGAGGGAGATCTTCGCGCCGGCACGCACTCCTTCGGCCGCGAACGAACCACCGGAACACTCCGCGAGCGCGCGTTCGCTCAACGCGCGGGCCGCCGCCAGATCGCCCTCGTGCCGGGCGAGGAACGACAGCCCGACATATCCGGCCGCCCGGCTTTCGGGCATCCCGGCCCGGCGCGCGATCTCGATGGCGAGTTCGAAATCCGCCCGCGCGCCCGCCGCGTCACCGTGAAGCAGTTTGCTGCCGCCGCGACGGCACAGCAGGTCCGCGTTGTCGTCGGAGGCGCCGAGCTCCCGCATCAGCCGCAGGGCCTCGTTCATCGTTTCGAGGGCTTCGGCCTGCCGGTTCGTCCAGATCAGGACCTGTGACAGGTGATCGAGGGCCATGGAAAGGCCCCAGCGTTCCCCGATCGAGCGGAACGCCTTTGCCCCCTCGCGCAGGAATTCCTCCGCCGTTTCGAGATCGCCCTGCATCAGCGCGCGGAGGCCGTAGCCGGTCGGCGAG carries:
- a CDS encoding C45 family peptidase; this translates as MTYAAGSPEDFLAVRHLTLRGSQAEIGRALGAEVKARSDWSPSAIDPIAARARRTWFARNWPEYAGRLAGFAEAYGLPADAAVSLDDASALPAGSGCSALWTGSALGRNYDFFTMSWTQLGAALAGEEPVDDGTVPMASRPYVLTTIPDDGIASTALTMSTMDGATEGVNEAGLVVALLMADVETAAPLEHDPGPQAGLSVMQVCRYLLDTAENLDQAKEALMLAKQYAHGAPCHYIVADASGRGFVYERGANDIEYFVEVADGPLCVTNHLLHLHPDVDSLPEDTPETMRTYERLRTVTKEAGSGPRAALDTVSFAVEPGAPWRTLWRSVLDPAARTLSTRFYLGDGENGTARHSPELTFGVSR